One genomic segment of Methanocorpusculum sp. includes these proteins:
- a CDS encoding patatin family protein, with amino-acid sequence MSKSGLIVEGGGMKCAYSAGILDRFLDDGICFDECIGVSAGAGNLASFLANQRERNLHFYTIYQNHPEYLGMRNYLKHGSYFNLQYIYGTITNSTGIDPVDYQALTANPAEYYLTATNARTGEAEYLSGHDMKRDDFRAIMASCAIPVVCKPIELNGNLYFDGGVSDSIPVQKALDDGCDKLVVLLENPRTFVRQPQKYKPFYHFFLRNYPEIVRKIDRRHFEYHKVIAYVKKLEEEGKAFVFAPSHQGAVKTTTKDSQDIHEQYNLGIADYDARRDELREFLSGSS; translated from the coding sequence ATGAGTAAAAGCGGGCTGATCGTCGAAGGAGGGGGGATGAAGTGTGCGTATAGTGCAGGCATCCTCGACCGATTCCTGGATGACGGGATTTGTTTTGATGAGTGTATAGGTGTGTCGGCGGGGGCTGGCAATCTGGCATCATTTCTCGCGAACCAGCGGGAAAGAAACCTGCATTTCTATACGATATATCAGAACCATCCAGAGTATCTTGGGATGAGGAATTATCTGAAGCACGGCTCATACTTCAATCTGCAGTACATCTATGGTACGATCACCAACTCCACCGGTATCGACCCGGTGGATTATCAGGCTCTGACGGCAAATCCCGCAGAGTATTATCTGACGGCGACGAACGCCAGAACCGGCGAAGCTGAATATTTATCCGGACATGATATGAAGCGGGATGATTTTCGCGCTATCATGGCAAGCTGCGCCATTCCGGTCGTGTGTAAACCGATCGAGCTGAACGGCAATCTGTATTTTGACGGCGGGGTTTCGGATTCGATCCCGGTACAGAAAGCACTTGACGACGGCTGCGATAAACTGGTGGTACTGCTCGAAAACCCGCGCACTTTTGTCCGTCAGCCCCAGAAATACAAACCATTCTATCATTTCTTCCTGCGGAACTATCCGGAGATCGTCAGGAAAATCGACAGACGGCATTTCGAGTATCACAAGGTGATAGCCTATGTCAAAAAACTGGAGGAGGAGGGAAAAGCATTCGTTTTTGCCCCGTCCCACCAAGGGGCAGTGAAAACCACTACCAAAGATTCACAGGATATACATGAGCAGTATAACCTTGGCATCGCTGATTACGATGCCAGACGTGACGAATTGAGAGAGTTTCTGAGCGGGTCATCGTAA